The Chthoniobacterales bacterium genome contains a region encoding:
- a CDS encoding substrate-binding domain-containing protein — protein sequence MKKTPQTLKWLAALVATSIVITGCSKKAETSGGDSGKRKIVIGFLGKSLTNDVFQAAQSGAIAAAQEFGAKYNANIEIEIRTPNDEDATKQAEALEALTRRGVDGIAVSCAETNTISPSIDKAVDKGIPVMCFDSDAPSSKRFAFYGTADISCGATIMNELAKSMGEKGTVAILGGNQSAPNLQNRVAGAKEALAKFPGMKLNEPGVFFHTETPEKSAEAVQNAQNANPNIQGWAFIGGWPLFTADALKWPAGSIKVVSCDALPAQLNYLRDGHVDVLYAQDCYGWGYKSVEILLEKIVNKKEPATPIIIDPLTKVTKENVDEYGKNWEKWLKK from the coding sequence ATGAAAAAAACCCCTCAGACCCTCAAATGGCTCGCCGCTCTCGTGGCGACTTCCATCGTTATCACCGGCTGCTCCAAGAAAGCCGAAACCTCCGGCGGCGATTCCGGCAAACGTAAAATCGTCATTGGTTTCCTCGGCAAAAGCCTCACCAACGACGTCTTCCAGGCCGCTCAAAGTGGAGCCATCGCCGCCGCTCAGGAATTCGGCGCCAAATACAACGCCAACATCGAAATCGAAATTCGCACGCCCAATGACGAGGACGCCACCAAGCAGGCTGAGGCTCTTGAGGCGTTGACACGTCGCGGCGTGGACGGCATCGCGGTTTCCTGCGCCGAGACAAACACGATCTCTCCCTCCATCGACAAAGCGGTCGATAAAGGCATCCCCGTTATGTGCTTCGACTCCGATGCCCCGAGCAGCAAACGGTTCGCCTTTTATGGCACGGCGGATATTTCCTGCGGCGCCACGATCATGAACGAACTCGCCAAGTCGATGGGCGAAAAAGGCACGGTCGCCATTCTTGGCGGCAACCAAAGCGCACCCAACCTGCAAAACCGCGTCGCCGGCGCGAAAGAAGCGCTCGCCAAGTTCCCGGGCATGAAACTCAACGAGCCCGGCGTTTTCTTTCATACCGAGACGCCTGAAAAATCCGCCGAAGCCGTGCAAAACGCCCAAAACGCCAATCCTAACATCCAAGGCTGGGCATTCATTGGCGGCTGGCCGCTCTTCACCGCCGACGCGCTAAAATGGCCTGCCGGCTCGATTAAAGTCGTCAGCTGCGATGCTCTTCCAGCGCAGTTAAACTACCTGCGCGACGGCCACGTGGACGTTCTCTACGCCCAGGATTGCTACGGCTGGGGCTATAAATCGGTGGAGATTTTGCTCGAGAAAATCGTGAACAAAAAAGAGCCCGCCACCCCGATCATCATTGATCCGCTCACTAAAGTGACCAAGGAAAACGTGGACGAGTACGGCAAGAATTGGGAGAAGTGGCTTAAGAAATAG
- a CDS encoding ABC transporter permease, producing the protein MSSPASPKPARRTVAQEIGLAIVVLLLGSILTVYGWHDAAAGKPNTFLNFDNLIDGIATPMSYYAIMAIGLTIVIITGGIDISVGAVMALSALGGAAALQTLPPDASAMQVLPIAFLVPLGIGLLCGLINGGLIVGLSLHPFIVTLGTMSIFRGLANVLPAQKTLPAAGKRLPAAFTTDFMRVEMFGLQPMPLIIMLICVIFGWFYLRMLVAGRETYAIGGNEEAARFSGLRVGWIKMRTYTLAGLAAGLAGMVSLGRFGTASTSTGTGYELTVIASAVVGGASLIGGRGTAIGALLGTLIIALIENGIIILRMEQEYRLVIIGLAIIVAVSLDRLSAYLRSRRSV; encoded by the coding sequence ATGAGTTCTCCAGCCTCTCCCAAACCCGCGCGCCGCACTGTGGCTCAGGAAATCGGCCTCGCCATTGTCGTCCTGCTGCTCGGCTCCATCCTCACCGTTTATGGCTGGCACGACGCGGCTGCGGGCAAGCCCAATACCTTCCTCAATTTCGACAACTTGATCGATGGCATTGCGACTCCGATGTCCTACTACGCGATCATGGCCATCGGGCTTACCATCGTCATCATCACGGGTGGCATTGATATCTCAGTCGGCGCGGTGATGGCCCTCTCCGCGCTCGGCGGGGCGGCGGCTTTGCAAACATTGCCACCCGACGCGTCAGCCATGCAGGTCCTGCCCATTGCGTTTCTGGTTCCACTCGGCATCGGATTGCTCTGCGGTCTGATCAATGGTGGCCTCATCGTCGGACTTTCGCTGCACCCGTTCATTGTGACTTTGGGAACAATGAGCATTTTTCGCGGCTTGGCCAATGTCCTGCCGGCCCAGAAAACGTTGCCTGCCGCCGGCAAGCGCCTGCCTGCGGCTTTCACGACCGACTTCATGCGCGTCGAGATGTTTGGCCTGCAACCGATGCCGCTGATCATCATGCTCATCTGCGTCATCTTCGGCTGGTTTTATTTGAGAATGCTCGTCGCAGGCCGCGAAACCTACGCCATCGGCGGAAATGAGGAAGCCGCCCGTTTCAGCGGCCTCCGCGTCGGCTGGATCAAGATGCGCACTTACACTCTGGCTGGACTCGCCGCAGGTCTGGCGGGCATGGTTTCGCTGGGTCGTTTCGGCACCGCGTCCACCAGCACCGGCACGGGTTACGAGTTGACCGTCATCGCTTCTGCTGTCGTCGGCGGAGCGAGCCTGATCGGTGGCCGCGGCACCGCCATTGGGGCCTTACTCGGCACATTAATCATCGCGCTGATCGAGAATGGCATCATCATTCTTCGCATGGAGCAGGAGTATCGACTCGTCATCATCGGCCTCGCCATTATTGTGGCCGTCTCCCTGGATCGACTCAGTGCATATCTCCGCAGCCGCCGTAGCGTCTAA
- a CDS encoding family 43 glycosylhydrolase translates to MKLPPEPDADTFQPGLPGLDDRGKHIQAHGGGIIRLGDTWFWFGEDRSKENDPNFRYVACYASKDLLHWEFRNQVMKMSDPANFGPEWVLERPKVFHNAKSGKFVMYMHIDGRLTPDNPSIYSVASLGVATCDTVDGDYEYVKHFRPLGLESRDIGQFIDDDGTPYLIFESRPSKGFYIATLSDDYLSVEKEVCFIQSPLEGGAIVQYEGLYYAIGSALTGWWPNANKYATAERLEGPWSEFTDFAPPHTLTYGSQSTNLVKVTGTEKTTVIYVGDRWRPEEHWDGRYIWMPLEIGDGKLWLSEPRDWTLDIVTGVATIL, encoded by the coding sequence ATGAAACTCCCGCCTGAGCCCGACGCCGACACTTTCCAGCCGGGGCTCCCGGGGCTCGATGATCGCGGAAAGCACATCCAGGCGCACGGCGGCGGCATCATTAGACTGGGCGACACTTGGTTCTGGTTTGGCGAGGATCGCTCTAAGGAAAACGACCCGAATTTCCGCTATGTCGCCTGTTATGCGTCGAAGGATCTGCTGCATTGGGAGTTTCGCAATCAGGTGATGAAAATGTCTGACCCGGCGAATTTTGGCCCCGAATGGGTGCTGGAGCGGCCCAAAGTTTTTCACAATGCGAAGAGCGGAAAATTCGTGATGTACATGCATATCGACGGACGGCTGACGCCGGATAATCCCTCGATTTACAGCGTCGCCAGTCTGGGCGTGGCCACCTGCGACACGGTCGATGGCGACTACGAATACGTGAAACATTTCCGCCCGCTCGGCCTGGAGAGCCGCGACATCGGGCAATTCATCGATGACGATGGAACTCCGTATCTGATTTTTGAAAGCCGCCCATCGAAAGGCTTCTACATCGCGACTTTGTCCGACGATTATCTGTCTGTGGAAAAGGAAGTCTGCTTCATCCAAAGCCCGCTGGAAGGTGGGGCGATCGTGCAATACGAGGGCCTTTACTACGCCATCGGCTCCGCGCTCACCGGCTGGTGGCCGAACGCCAACAAATATGCCACCGCCGAGCGTCTGGAAGGTCCGTGGTCGGAATTTACCGACTTCGCGCCGCCGCACACGCTGACTTACGGCTCGCAATCCACCAACCTTGTCAAAGTCACCGGAACCGAGAAAACAACGGTCATTTACGTCGGCGACCGCTGGCGTCCAGAGGAACATTGGGATGGGCGATACATTTGGATGCCACTCGAAATCGGCGATGGGAAACTTTGGCTTTCCGAACCCCGCGACTGGACGCTGGACATCGTCACCGGCGTAGCTACCATCCTCTGA